Proteins encoded together in one Streptomyces sp. NA04227 window:
- a CDS encoding NUDIX hydrolase, whose translation MTFAPPTWPVFVKGVLFDADGRVLLLGNEQGEWELPGRRLETGSADGGLPGDRSPELALEHELLASTGWLVEVGPLVPGGVWIHEGRYGRRALVVTYGCEVRAADQVPLVSDEPGRLGLFPPREVEGLNMADGYKRSVSVWREGRAGR comes from the coding sequence TGAAGGGCGTCCTCTTCGACGCCGACGGCAGGGTGCTGCTCCTGGGCAACGAGCAGGGTGAGTGGGAACTGCCCGGACGGCGGCTGGAAACCGGCAGTGCCGACGGCGGCCTCCCGGGCGACCGTAGCCCGGAACTCGCCCTGGAACACGAGCTGTTGGCGTCGACCGGCTGGCTGGTCGAGGTGGGCCCCCTGGTCCCCGGCGGTGTCTGGATCCATGAGGGTCGCTATGGCCGGCGCGCCCTGGTCGTCACCTACGGCTGCGAGGTGCGCGCCGCCGACCAGGTCCCCCTGGTCTCCGACGAACCCGGACGCCTCGGGCTCTTCCCGCCCAGGGAGGTCGAGGGGCTGAACATGGCCGACGGCTACAAGCGGTCGGTGTCCGTGTGGCGGGAGGGGCGCGCGGGGCGCTGA